The proteins below are encoded in one region of Aequorivita iocasae:
- a CDS encoding 2-hydroxyacid dehydrogenase: protein MKTTIFSTHKFEEPYLLKANDGKHQLKLLESRLTEETAILATGSKTVSLFTGDEASAKVLEKLSTLGVKNIALRSAGFNHVDLIKVAELDMKVARVPAYSPYAIAEHTMALILALNRKLIKANNRVREHNFSLNGLTGFDLNGKTVGVIGTGKIGAVLVKILHGFGCKILAHDMTIDKRLVNTYNVNYTDCKKLCERADIISLHIPLTPNTKHLIDAKHIALMKPGVMLINTSRGGLVDTKAVIQGLKTKKIGYLGLDVYEEEEGLFFEDHSDDILQDDVIARLMTFNNVLITSHQAFLTETALTNIAETTIYNLDCFDKEILSGNEISVN from the coding sequence ATGAAAACAACCATATTTAGCACACATAAGTTTGAAGAACCCTATCTGTTAAAAGCGAATGATGGCAAGCATCAATTAAAACTGCTTGAGAGTCGTTTGACGGAAGAAACAGCTATTCTCGCAACAGGTTCCAAAACGGTAAGTCTCTTTACAGGTGATGAGGCTTCGGCAAAAGTTCTTGAAAAATTAAGCACGTTAGGCGTAAAAAATATTGCTCTGCGTTCTGCAGGTTTCAATCACGTTGATTTAATAAAAGTAGCTGAATTGGATATGAAGGTAGCCCGTGTTCCTGCCTATTCACCTTATGCCATTGCAGAACACACAATGGCTTTGATACTTGCATTAAACCGCAAACTGATTAAGGCAAACAACAGGGTGCGCGAACACAACTTCTCATTAAACGGACTTACGGGTTTCGACCTAAACGGAAAAACTGTCGGTGTCATAGGAACAGGAAAAATAGGTGCTGTATTGGTAAAAATACTTCACGGTTTTGGCTGCAAAATTCTGGCCCACGATATGACTATCGATAAAAGGCTTGTCAATACATATAACGTCAATTATACTGATTGCAAAAAACTCTGCGAACGGGCAGATATCATAAGTCTGCATATACCTTTAACACCAAACACAAAACATTTGATTGATGCAAAACATATCGCACTTATGAAACCCGGTGTAATGCTCATCAACACAAGTCGTGGTGGTTTGGTGGATACCAAAGCGGTCATACAAGGTCTTAAGACGAAAAAAATAGGGTATTTAGGATTGGATGTCTATGAAGAGGAAGAAGGATTGTTTTTTGAAGACCATTCTGATGACATTTTGCAAGACGATGTGATTGCTCGATTAATGACCTTTAACAATGTTTTAATAACAAGTCATCAAGCCTTTTTAACAGAAACAGCATTGACCAATATTGCTGAAACCACCATATATAATTTAGATTGCTTTGATAAAGAAATCCTTTCTGGGAATGAAATATCTGTCAATTAG
- a CDS encoding MgtC/SapB family protein: MIEAFKNINPFILGLLISLGIGLILGLEREYDKLKEEQGFAGIRTFPIVAIIGFILGNLSTAYTPWLVIIIAGAFLLFLSLSHLSMVQKHVMTGITTNMALFATLILGVMVANHLHKEAVATAVVVVTLLSLKTTFRSFIKNITSAELFAFIKFSIIALLILPFLPKENYGPEGLLNPFEIGSIVVIVSFLNFIGYFLVKYVGSKRGILLTAILGGLISSTAVAWIYASRSKESPELSKEYAAGIIIASAIMFPRLAILAYIFNSAILSYLVVPFTILTLICLISALLFIKKNTDVPKTDINLGNPLNIWNALGFGGIYVVILFAVFYGNQFFGESGLYYSALIAGLADTDAITISMAKFGSLEEKLALATNVIITATISNMIVKLGITYFKGSKKTGKLVLMIFGTVVIVGITYILIQLGN, from the coding sequence ATGATTGAAGCCTTTAAAAATATCAACCCATTTATCCTCGGATTACTCATAAGTCTAGGCATTGGCCTTATTCTGGGACTGGAACGTGAATACGATAAACTGAAGGAAGAACAAGGTTTTGCAGGCATAAGAACCTTCCCGATTGTCGCCATTATTGGTTTTATATTAGGCAACCTTTCCACAGCTTATACACCTTGGTTGGTCATTATCATTGCAGGAGCATTTCTTTTGTTTTTGTCCTTGAGCCATCTGTCTATGGTACAAAAACACGTAATGACAGGGATAACCACTAATATGGCATTATTCGCTACGTTGATTTTGGGTGTTATGGTTGCCAATCATTTGCACAAGGAAGCAGTTGCCACCGCAGTAGTGGTCGTTACTTTATTGTCGCTTAAAACTACCTTTCGTTCTTTCATAAAGAATATTACTTCAGCAGAGCTTTTTGCTTTTATTAAATTTTCTATCATAGCGTTGTTGATATTACCATTCCTTCCCAAAGAAAATTATGGACCAGAAGGTTTGTTAAATCCTTTTGAAATCGGCTCTATTGTTGTTATTGTTTCCTTCTTAAATTTCATCGGCTACTTTCTTGTAAAATATGTAGGTTCTAAACGTGGTATTCTGCTCACGGCAATTTTAGGCGGATTGATTTCAAGTACCGCTGTAGCTTGGATATATGCTTCCCGAAGTAAGGAATCGCCAGAACTTTCAAAAGAATATGCCGCTGGTATCATTATAGCTTCTGCCATAATGTTTCCCAGACTTGCGATTCTGGCATATATTTTCAATAGTGCCATACTTTCTTATTTAGTCGTCCCATTTACTATTCTTACCCTTATCTGCCTGATAAGTGCGCTTTTATTCATCAAAAAGAATACAGATGTCCCAAAGACAGACATCAATCTTGGTAATCCACTCAATATTTGGAACGCCCTTGGGTTTGGTGGTATTTATGTGGTCATCCTGTTTGCGGTTTTTTATGGAAATCAATTTTTTGGCGAAAGCGGTTTGTACTATTCAGCCCTAATTGCAGGATTGGCAGATACAGATGCCATTACTATCAGTATGGCAAAATTTGGGTCTTTGGAAGAAAAACTTGCACTGGCAACCAATGTCATCATAACAGCAACCATAAGCAATATGATTGTAAAGTTGGGCATAACCTACTTTAAAGGTTCTAAAAAAACAGGAAAACTTGTACTTATGATTTTTGGAACTGTTGTCATAGTGGGCATAACATATATTTTAATACAGTTAGGAAATTAA
- a CDS encoding ATP-dependent 6-phosphofructokinase — MNTNKIKHIGVFTSGGDSPGMNAALYAIAKSAEVNDIKVSGFLKGYEGLIDGDLIPFKSHELKKITQKGGTILKTARSKRFLELEGRKKALQTLKANKIDALIAIGGDGTFRGLLAFSEICDIPFIGIPGTIDNDISGTDYTLGFDSAVNTAIENIDKIKDTAESHNRIFIVEVMGRDSGYIAIHSGLTTGADAILIPESGKDFIYLLNKVKNYNNEEAFLVVVSEGDELGAELVASKIKEINSDVDLRITRLVHVQRGGNPSAFDRMLGIRMGVAAIESLLQGKKNVMVGISHNQLHLTSFKEVVKQHQVNNELYELLELFGK; from the coding sequence ATGAATACTAATAAAATCAAACATATAGGTGTATTTACCTCTGGAGGCGACAGCCCTGGAATGAACGCTGCATTGTATGCTATTGCAAAATCTGCGGAAGTGAATGATATTAAAGTAAGTGGTTTTTTAAAAGGGTATGAAGGTTTGATAGATGGTGATTTGATACCATTCAAATCTCACGAACTAAAAAAAATTACCCAAAAAGGTGGCACTATTCTAAAAACAGCACGAAGCAAACGATTTCTGGAATTAGAGGGTCGTAAAAAAGCCTTACAAACCCTAAAAGCAAACAAAATAGACGCTTTGATTGCCATTGGTGGCGATGGTACTTTTAGGGGGCTTTTGGCTTTTTCAGAAATATGCGACATCCCTTTTATAGGTATTCCGGGGACTATTGACAACGATATTTCAGGGACAGATTATACTCTTGGCTTCGATTCCGCAGTAAATACAGCCATTGAGAATATCGATAAAATAAAGGACACTGCCGAATCTCACAACCGAATATTTATTGTGGAAGTTATGGGAAGGGATTCGGGTTACATTGCCATTCATTCAGGACTTACCACAGGAGCAGATGCCATTTTAATTCCCGAGAGCGGCAAAGACTTTATTTATCTATTAAATAAGGTCAAAAATTACAATAACGAAGAAGCATTTCTTGTCGTGGTTTCGGAAGGAGATGAATTAGGCGCAGAACTGGTCGCGTCAAAAATCAAGGAAATAAATTCGGATGTAGATTTGCGAATAACTAGGCTGGTACACGTGCAGCGAGGAGGCAACCCTTCGGCTTTTGATAGAATGTTGGGAATTAGAATGGGTGTCGCAGCTATAGAATCACTTTTACAAGGTAAAAAGAACGTAATGGTAGGAATTTCACACAATCAATTGCATCTAACCTCTTTTAAAGAGGTGGTTAAGCAACATCAAGTAAATAATGAATTATATGAACTTTTAGAACTATTTGGAAAGTAA
- a CDS encoding alpha/beta fold hydrolase, whose translation MIHILIMTLLFTSIFLILPVIAIAGYQHYKIVKQPAYDANKTLLNYEIMGSGETKLVLLHGLTGSLNYWKRNLESISKTHSLLLIDLLGFGDSPKPRSNYSLSIQMQAVELVLNKEGFNDGKTLIGGHSMGAIISLALLEKHRHWFKSGVFISIPVYKDADEFKKVMSTHSFVDRISTSKFSKYICMIHPIFMSRAFKPDNLTDEVYEDAKKHHWQSYYFSLKRIILKTNLYAMARKIKDKDVLFIHGEKDTTAPLENALKLSREFKNAQIITSSEGDHQFFLKEAEFVWKTVQDFSVSDKKSQKTILNEY comes from the coding sequence TTGATTCATATTTTAATAATGACATTACTATTCACATCCATATTCTTAATTCTTCCAGTTATCGCTATAGCAGGATATCAGCATTATAAGATTGTTAAGCAACCAGCCTATGATGCCAACAAAACTCTATTGAATTATGAAATAATGGGTTCAGGTGAAACCAAACTTGTTTTGCTACACGGATTGACTGGGTCATTGAATTATTGGAAGCGCAATTTAGAAAGCATTTCAAAAACACATTCTTTACTTCTAATAGACCTTCTTGGTTTTGGTGATTCGCCAAAACCAAGAAGCAATTATTCTCTTTCAATACAAATGCAAGCCGTTGAATTGGTTTTAAACAAGGAAGGATTCAATGATGGAAAAACTTTAATAGGTGGACATTCTATGGGAGCGATAATTTCATTAGCTCTTTTAGAAAAACATCGTCATTGGTTCAAATCAGGCGTTTTTATTAGCATACCTGTTTACAAGGATGCAGATGAGTTTAAGAAAGTTATGTCCACACATTCCTTTGTGGATAGGATTTCAACAAGCAAATTCTCGAAATACATCTGTATGATACATCCCATTTTTATGTCGCGTGCTTTCAAACCCGATAATCTTACTGACGAAGTTTATGAAGACGCAAAAAAACATCATTGGCAGAGCTACTATTTTTCTCTTAAAAGAATCATCTTAAAAACAAATTTATATGCGATGGCAAGGAAAATTAAGGATAAAGACGTGCTTTTTATTCACGGAGAAAAAGATACAACTGCACCTTTAGAAAATGCCTTAAAATTATCGAGGGAATTTAAAAACGCACAAATAATTACTTCATCTGAAGGAGACCATCAGTTCTTTCTAAAAGAAGCAGAATTTGTATGGAAGACCGTCCAAGATTTTTCGGTTTCAGATAAAAAATCACAAAAAACAATATTAAATGAATACTAA
- a CDS encoding class I fructose-bisphosphate aldolase produces MKTEKNIIELLGKKSSFYLEHVCEKITKDELLTPSKNSLEKVFLNSNRNPQVLRSLAQLYNHGNLGGTGYLSILPVDQGIEHSAAFSFYKNPDYFDPENIIKLAIEAGCNGVASTFGVLGLNARKYAHKIPFIVKINHNELLTYPNKYDQTLFGKVKSAWDMGAIAVGATIYFGSEESNRQLKEIAEAFEEAHNLGMATILWCYLRNEAFKTEKEDYHAAADVTGQANHLGVTIQADIIKQKLPTNNFGFKEIGFGKYDDKMYETLTTDHPIDLCRLQVANCYMGKIGLINSGGGSKGESDLVEAVTTAVINKRAGGSGLIMGRKAFQKPFGEGVALIKAVQNVYLDDTINIA; encoded by the coding sequence ATGAAAACAGAAAAAAATATCATAGAACTATTAGGAAAGAAGTCATCTTTCTATTTAGAACACGTTTGTGAAAAAATCACGAAGGATGAACTTCTAACCCCAAGCAAGAACAGTCTTGAAAAAGTATTTCTAAATAGTAACAGAAATCCACAAGTACTGCGAAGCCTCGCACAGTTGTACAACCACGGAAATCTTGGGGGAACAGGCTACTTGAGCATTCTGCCTGTTGACCAAGGCATCGAGCATAGTGCAGCTTTTTCTTTTTATAAAAATCCAGATTATTTTGACCCAGAGAATATCATAAAACTCGCCATTGAGGCTGGTTGCAATGGTGTAGCGTCCACCTTTGGTGTTTTAGGGCTGAACGCTCGAAAATACGCGCACAAAATACCATTCATTGTAAAAATCAACCACAATGAACTTCTTACCTATCCCAATAAATATGACCAAACGCTCTTTGGCAAGGTAAAATCGGCTTGGGATATGGGAGCAATTGCCGTGGGTGCAACTATCTATTTTGGTTCAGAGGAAAGTAACAGACAGCTAAAAGAAATAGCTGAAGCTTTTGAAGAAGCCCATAATTTAGGAATGGCTACCATTTTATGGTGCTATCTGCGCAATGAAGCTTTTAAAACCGAAAAAGAAGATTACCACGCAGCTGCCGATGTTACGGGACAAGCCAATCATTTAGGAGTAACCATTCAGGCAGATATTATTAAGCAAAAATTACCTACAAACAACTTTGGTTTCAAAGAGATAGGTTTTGGTAAATATGATGATAAAATGTATGAAACACTTACAACAGACCATCCTATTGACCTATGCAGATTGCAAGTAGCCAATTGCTATATGGGAAAAATAGGTTTGATAAATTCAGGTGGTGGCTCAAAAGGTGAGTCAGATTTGGTTGAAGCAGTTACGACAGCTGTCATCAATAAAAGAGCGGGAGGTTCTGGTTTGATAATGGGACGGAAAGCATTTCAAAAACCTTTTGGTGAAGGAGTTGCGTTAATCAAAGCCGTGCAGAATGTCTATTTGGATGATACTATCAATATTGCATAG